In Priestia megaterium NBRC 15308 = ATCC 14581, the following proteins share a genomic window:
- a CDS encoding PTS sugar transporter subunit IIB, producing the protein MKKILVVCGNGLGSSFIVEMNVKKILVELGVEAQVSHTDLTTSKTEQADIYLGSADIVNQLDDGNRTVVALQNILNQAEIKGALQKYFVEA; encoded by the coding sequence ATGAAAAAGATTTTAGTTGTATGCGGAAACGGTTTAGGAAGCAGTTTTATTGTGGAAATGAATGTAAAGAAAATTTTAGTAGAGCTTGGTGTTGAAGCACAGGTATCTCATACGGATTTAACAACTAGTAAAACGGAGCAGGCAGATATCTATTTAGGATCTGCAGATATTGTAAATCAATTGGATGATGGCAATCGCACGGTCGTGGCACTGCAAAACATTTTAAATCAAGCGGAAATTAAAGGAGCACTGCAAAAATACTTCGTGGAGGCGTAA
- a CDS encoding BglG family transcription antiterminator yields MIHLLDKRSTAVLQVLLQAATFISVQELMKQFQVSRRTIYYDIEKINDWLCQQELEFVQYTYGKGFFLNDQVKDQVAKQISHVMPSAYLSVEDRQIYVALMCILRGGKIGTQQLMDETEVSRNTVLQDIKDLKNKWVKKGISLTYSYKDGYEVKGSESDIRNLLYIHITELLSQHQEELLKRVMKADYEYSMIYHWLVECEDKLGMAFTDKMLTQLAYMLTCCIQRIGGKRYVDALITRKDELEKTRQYKALQEIESVLGFDFPPHEKHYLATVLLSAKVNVVNQADSDDWMRSIVKEMVSRFQAYACVVFEDRNRLEQNLYIHLKTAYYRLLYNIHLPNPMLSAIQTKYQDIVELTKKALLPLENSLQTRINEDEISYFALHFGGWMKKQEGRQKQKRIVIVCANGIGTSRMLQYQLEQLLTDAELIGPMTVRDYEQFKETYDLVITTTPLKKRMNVMLVNPILTDDEKQRLIDLVEPASSQLTTQAIMGIIKQHANIQDEPALLANLKLVIQQSKKMVREDKKPMLHEVLQEPFLQLTDSADDWKSAVRLAAKPLLNYEYIEPSYVEAMIKSVEQLGPYIVIAPKVALPHARPEHGVNRVGMSMLRLKEPVYFSTEKQHGAQLIIVLAATDNETHLKALSQLSMMLSENDNIDKLIAMNTKQEMLALIEAYSN; encoded by the coding sequence TTATGATATTGAGAAAATTAACGATTGGCTGTGTCAACAAGAATTAGAGTTTGTTCAGTACACATATGGGAAAGGCTTTTTTCTAAACGATCAAGTAAAGGACCAAGTTGCTAAACAAATTTCTCATGTTATGCCATCTGCTTACTTATCAGTTGAGGACCGGCAAATATACGTTGCTTTGATGTGTATACTTCGAGGCGGGAAAATCGGAACTCAGCAGCTCATGGATGAAACAGAAGTTAGTCGCAATACTGTCTTACAAGATATTAAAGACTTAAAAAACAAGTGGGTAAAGAAAGGCATATCTTTGACATATAGCTATAAAGATGGGTACGAAGTAAAAGGATCTGAAAGCGACATTCGAAATTTGCTTTATATACACATCACAGAATTATTAAGTCAACATCAAGAAGAGTTGTTGAAAAGGGTCATGAAAGCAGATTACGAATATTCAATGATTTATCACTGGCTTGTAGAGTGTGAAGATAAACTGGGAATGGCGTTTACAGACAAGATGCTGACGCAATTAGCCTATATGCTCACGTGCTGTATTCAGCGTATTGGAGGCAAGCGCTATGTAGACGCCCTGATTACTAGAAAAGATGAATTAGAAAAAACCAGGCAGTACAAAGCGCTCCAAGAAATTGAAAGCGTTTTAGGATTTGATTTTCCACCTCACGAAAAACATTATCTGGCCACAGTTTTACTAAGTGCAAAAGTAAATGTAGTAAATCAAGCAGATAGTGATGATTGGATGAGAAGCATTGTAAAAGAAATGGTATCACGGTTTCAAGCATATGCTTGTGTGGTATTTGAAGATCGAAATCGTCTTGAACAAAATTTATATATTCATTTGAAGACGGCTTATTACAGGCTTCTCTATAATATTCACCTCCCTAACCCTATGCTTTCGGCTATTCAAACAAAGTATCAGGATATAGTGGAACTGACAAAAAAAGCGTTGCTTCCTTTGGAAAACAGCCTTCAAACACGTATTAATGAAGACGAAATTTCTTATTTTGCTCTTCATTTCGGAGGATGGATGAAAAAACAAGAGGGAAGGCAAAAACAAAAGCGTATTGTTATTGTTTGTGCCAATGGAATTGGAACGTCCCGTATGCTTCAGTATCAGCTTGAACAACTGTTAACAGATGCTGAATTGATAGGGCCAATGACGGTAAGAGATTATGAGCAGTTTAAAGAAACCTATGATTTAGTTATTACAACTACGCCATTAAAAAAGCGAATGAATGTGATGCTTGTGAATCCTATTTTAACGGATGATGAAAAGCAGCGGTTAATCGACTTAGTTGAACCAGCTTCTTCTCAGCTAACCACTCAAGCCATCATGGGTATTATTAAGCAGCATGCAAATATTCAGGATGAACCAGCTCTGTTAGCTAATTTAAAACTAGTGATACAGCAATCTAAAAAAATGGTAAGAGAGGATAAAAAGCCAATGTTGCATGAAGTATTGCAAGAGCCATTCTTGCAGCTTACAGATTCAGCAGATGATTGGAAATCAGCTGTTAGGCTGGCTGCCAAGCCTTTGTTGAACTATGAATATATTGAACCTTCTTATGTAGAAGCAATGATCAAAAGTGTAGAACAGTTAGGCCCTTATATTGTTATTGCGCCAAAAGTGGCGCTCCCTCATGCAAGGCCGGAACACGGGGTAAATCGTGTGGGTATGAGCATGCTTCGTTTAAAGGAGCCGGTCTATTTTTCTACTGAAAAACAGCACGGAGCGCAGCTTATTATCGTACTTGCTGCTACTGATAATGAAACCCACTTAAAAGCACTGTCACAGCTTTCAATGATGCTATCTGAAAACGATAATATTGACAAGCTTATTGCTATGAATACAAAACAAGAAATGCTTGCATTAATTGAAGCTTACTCAAATTAA